Within the Herbaspirillum sp. RTI4 genome, the region AGAACACACCGCCGCGCGTCAGGAATTCTCTGTCGTTGTTGAGGTGTTCCAGTGCTTCTTCCAGCGAAGCGCAGACAGTTGGGATCAACTTGTCTTCTTCTGGCGGCAAATGGTACAGATCCTTCGTGGCAGCTTCGCCCGGATGGATCTTGTTCTGCACGCCATCCAGACCCGCCATCAACAGTGCGGCGAAGCACAGGTAAGGATTGGCCAGTGGATCAGGGAAACGTGTTTCGATGCGGCGACCCTTTGGATTCGGCACATGCGGGATACGGATAGAAGCGGAACGGTTACGGGCCGAATACGCCAGCTTGACCGGTGCTTCAAAACCTGGAACCAGACGCTTGTACGAGTTAGTACCCGGGTTAGTAATCGCATTGAGCGCTTTAGCATGCTTGATGATGCCGCCGATGTAGTACAGCGCGAAATCGGACAGACCGGCATAGCCGTCGCCAGCGAACAGGTTCTTGCCATCTTTCCAGACCGATTGATGCACGTGCATGCCGGAACCGTTATCACCGACCAGTGGCTTAGGCATGAAAGTCGCCGTTTTGCCATAGGTATGGGCCACGTTCCAGACCACGTATTTCAATGTCTGAGTCCAGTCAGCGCGCTCGACCAGAGTCGAGAAGCGGGTGCCCAGTTCGTTTTGACCGGCGCCAGCGACTTCATGGTGATGCACTTCCACCGGAATGCCCAGGGCTTCCAGAATCAGCGACATTTCCGAACGCATGTCCTGGCAGCTATCGACTGGAGGAACAGGGAAATAACCACCCTTGACGGTAGGACGGTGACCGGTATTGCCGCCTTCGAGCTTGGCGCCGGTGCTCCACGATGCTTCTTCGGATTCGATCTTGACGAACGAGCCGGACATGTCCGCGCCCCAACGTACGCCGTCGAAGATGAAAAATTCTGGCTCAGGACCGAAGTAGGCGGTGTCGCCCAGACCGGATGCCTTGAGGTAGGCTTCAGCGCGCTTGGCGATCGAACGTGGATCACGGTCGTAACCCTTGCCATCGGCCGGTTCGATCACGTCACATTGCATGAACAATGTGGTTTCTTCCATGAACGGATCGATATTCGCGGTGTTAGGGTCTGGAATCAGGATCATGTCCGAAGACTCGATACCCTTCCAGCCGGCGATCGACGAACCGTCGAATGCGTGACCGGATTCAAATTTGTCCATGTCAAAATGCGAAACAGGAACCGTGACGTGCTGCTCTTTACCACGCGTGTCGGCAAAGCGAAAATCGACAAATTTAACTTCATTGTCCTTAACCATCTTCAAAACTTCTGCGGCCGTCCTTGCCATGCGAATCTCCTAAAACGTGGGAAGAGTAATGTAAAACTAAAATTGGATTGAGCCGTTTGGGTGCGCTTTGTAGCCACTCTGTCATGCACTCTGGCGCAACGAGCGACAAGGCAGCCAATGATCCGGCAGAACTCAGCGGGATAATAGCAGATTCCATGCCACCGGGTTTCGTACAAAATCCAAATGAAAATGAGAAATTTAAGCAGCTTCCCTGGCAAAAAAACCAAAAATGCAGGATTCCTAAAATATAAACATACTCCGATTATTTTTTAACGCCTCAAAATAGTGCGCAGTCATTTTTGCGCACTATTTTGGCGCATAGGGCTCAGACCGGTACAGAGGATGAACATGGACTATAATTTTTGCATAGCGGCTACACGCTCCCCAACCAGTTCCTAGGAAAGGAATCTCGCCATGACATCACTCCCCCCTATCATTGCCAGTGCCATCAAGTCTGGATCGGATCAGCAACTGAGCTACGCTGGCGCAGTCTCACCGCACCAGGCCTTCTCCCTCTTGCAAAGCAACGCCAACATTTTTCTGATCGACGTACGCACTAAAGCCGAGCGCGACTGGGTGGGACAAGTCGCGCTCCCCCCGGCACAACACTTCTCAGTACAGTGGAATTTATATCCCGAAGGCCGCCCCAATCCTCATTTTCTGGATGAATTGCACCAAATAGCAGCAGATCGTGAAAACGTCCTGCTGTTTTTGTGCCGCAGCGGGGTACGCTCAAAAGCAGCCGCAACCGCTGCCACTAAGGCAGGCTACCGTCACTGCTTCGATATTTTGCAAGGTTTCGAAGGCGGCAAGGATGCGCAAGGGCATCGCAAAATGATCGATGGCTGGTGCTATGCCGGCTTGCCCTGGACCGGCGCCTGATTAGCGGAGGACTGAATCCCCGATACCCTACGGCCTCCTCCACCTGTTTTTTACACTTTATTACGCTCTCAACGCCCGACGTTTGCCATACTGCACTTACTCTTTTTAAAGTGGACAAGGTCAGTATGGGCAATTCCCTTCGCACAGGCCACCCTTTCTCCAGGCACAGATCCGTCCGCTTAGCGCCCAGGTTAACGCGCAGGCTAGTCGTCACCCTCCTCCTGCTCAGCCTGACCGGAATCGCCCGGGCGCAAGCGCTGACAGCGCAGGAAAAAGCACTGCACGTCCTTAATCGACTCGGCTACGGCCCGGCTCCCGGCGACATGGAAAACGTCACCCGCATGGGCCCGCAGCGCTATATTGAGCAACAACTGCATCCTGAGAGAATCGCCCTGCCGCCGCAGCTACTGGCGAAGCTCGACAGCCTCCCCACCACCAGAATGAACGCCACGCAGTTGTACGTGCAATACGGCCCGCCCTCGTTCCCGCCCAAGGATGCGACGCAAGAGGAAAAAACCGCCGCGCAGCAACGCGCCGGCAAGGAAATCACGCCGCAAGCGCATCTCGCCCGTCTGTGGCAAGCCAGCGAAAGTCCACGCCAGTTGCAAGAAGTGATGACCGAATTCTGGTTCAATCACTTCAATGTTTTCGAAGGCAAGGAATGGGTGCGCTACTGGGAAGCCGATTACGAAAAAAATGCACTGCGTCCCAACGCGCTCGGCAATTTCCGCCAGTTGCTCGGTGCCGTCGCACATCACCCGGCGATGCTGTATTACCTGGATAACTGGCTCAGCAGCGGCGTCAACACGCCGGAAGCCAAAGGCCGCTTCAAGGGCCTCAATGAAAACTATGCCCGCGAACTGATGGAGCTGCATACGCTGGGCGTCAACGGCGGCTATACGCAAGACGATGTAATCGCCCTGGCGCGCCTGCTCAGCGGCTGGACCATCGACGAAAAAGGCATGCGAGAAGGTTTATCGCCCTTCGTCTTTAATCCGCGCCGACATGATGGCGCGCCCAAAGTGTTCCTCGGCCAGAGGATAAGCGGTGGCGGCGAACAAGATGCGGAGCGGGCGCTCGACATCCTGGCCGCCAGCCCGGCAACCGCCCGTTTTATTTCCACCAAACTGGTGCGCTATTTTGTCTCCGACCAGCCTGATCCTCATCTGGTCGAGCAACTGAGCCGACGCTTCCTGGACACCCACGGCGACATCCGCGCCGTCTTGCAAAGCTTGTTCGACAGTCCTTCATTCTGGGATCGCAACAATTATCAAAGCCAGTTCAAGACGCCCTACCAATACGTACTGTCCTCGCTGCGCGCCAGCGGCTTGCCGATCCTGAATCAGAAACCGGTAGAAGGCATCCTCAACCAACTGGGGATGCCCTTATACGGCTGGCTGACGCCGGAGGGCTACCAATTTTCGGAAGCAGCCTGGCTCAGTCCCGACGCCCTGCTACGCCGCATTAATTTCGCCAGCGGACTAGGCAACGGCAAGTCGCCCATCGCCCGGCCGGACGGCGCACCCGCCAACAATTTCCCGGCGGCCATCGATCCGCGCCAATTGATGCTGACCTTAGCCCCCACGCTAAGCGCCGACCGCATGGAAAAAATACTCGCCGCGCCGACCAATTTGCAGACCGCACTCATACTGGGCGGCCCCGACTTCATGAAGCGTTGAACACGCAGGTCAAGGACATACCATGCAACGACGAGAATTCCTCCGCTACGCCGCACTGGCCAGTAGCGGCGCGCTAGTGGTACCGATTGGCTTATCCGGCTGCGCGGTAGTCGCGACCGATAAAAGCGCGGGTACCGCCTCCAGACCGCCTGCGCCGGTGGTCTACGACGGCCCCAGCAAACGGGCGCACGCCAACGGCAACGGCGCACCGCGTCTGGTGGTGGTTTTTCTGCGCGGCGCAGTCGATGGCTTGAACGTCGTCGTGCCGCACGCCGACCCGGAATATTACCGGGCGCGTCCCGGCATTGCCGTCGCTCGTCCCGGCGCAGCCAACGGGGCCATCGACCTGACCGGTTATTTCGGCTTGCATCCGGCGCTGCGCCCACTGCATCCCTATTGGGATAGCGGACAACTCGCTTTCGTCCACGCCTCCGGCTCGCCCGATAGTTCGCGTTCGCACTTCGAAGCGCAGGATTTCATGGAAACCGGCACGCCAGGGCAACACAATACGCCGGACGGCTGGATGAATCGCCTGATGGGATTCTTGCCGCAGACAGAATCGCCGCTGCAAGCCTTGACGCTGGGCGAAACCACGCCGCGCATTCTGGTCGGCAAACAAGTCATCGCCAA harbors:
- the glnA gene encoding type I glutamate--ammonia ligase — translated: MARTAAEVLKMVKDNEVKFVDFRFADTRGKEQHVTVPVSHFDMDKFESGHAFDGSSIAGWKGIESSDMILIPDPNTANIDPFMEETTLFMQCDVIEPADGKGYDRDPRSIAKRAEAYLKASGLGDTAYFGPEPEFFIFDGVRWGADMSGSFVKIESEEASWSTGAKLEGGNTGHRPTVKGGYFPVPPVDSCQDMRSEMSLILEALGIPVEVHHHEVAGAGQNELGTRFSTLVERADWTQTLKYVVWNVAHTYGKTATFMPKPLVGDNGSGMHVHQSVWKDGKNLFAGDGYAGLSDFALYYIGGIIKHAKALNAITNPGTNSYKRLVPGFEAPVKLAYSARNRSASIRIPHVPNPKGRRIETRFPDPLANPYLCFAALLMAGLDGVQNKIHPGEAATKDLYHLPPEEDKLIPTVCASLEEALEHLNNDREFLTRGGVFSDSMIDAYLELKGQEVQRYRMTTHPIEFDMYYSL
- a CDS encoding rhodanese-like domain-containing protein, which translates into the protein MTSLPPIIASAIKSGSDQQLSYAGAVSPHQAFSLLQSNANIFLIDVRTKAERDWVGQVALPPAQHFSVQWNLYPEGRPNPHFLDELHQIAADRENVLLFLCRSGVRSKAAATAATKAGYRHCFDILQGFEGGKDAQGHRKMIDGWCYAGLPWTGA
- a CDS encoding DUF1800 domain-containing protein, encoding MGNSLRTGHPFSRHRSVRLAPRLTRRLVVTLLLLSLTGIARAQALTAQEKALHVLNRLGYGPAPGDMENVTRMGPQRYIEQQLHPERIALPPQLLAKLDSLPTTRMNATQLYVQYGPPSFPPKDATQEEKTAAQQRAGKEITPQAHLARLWQASESPRQLQEVMTEFWFNHFNVFEGKEWVRYWEADYEKNALRPNALGNFRQLLGAVAHHPAMLYYLDNWLSSGVNTPEAKGRFKGLNENYARELMELHTLGVNGGYTQDDVIALARLLSGWTIDEKGMREGLSPFVFNPRRHDGAPKVFLGQRISGGGEQDAERALDILAASPATARFISTKLVRYFVSDQPDPHLVEQLSRRFLDTHGDIRAVLQSLFDSPSFWDRNNYQSQFKTPYQYVLSSLRASGLPILNQKPVEGILNQLGMPLYGWLTPEGYQFSEAAWLSPDALLRRINFASGLGNGKSPIARPDGAPANNFPAAIDPRQLMLTLAPTLSADRMEKILAAPTNLQTALILGGPDFMKR